One Salvia splendens isolate huo1 chromosome 1, SspV2, whole genome shotgun sequence genomic window, TCCCCGGGCAACCTTCCCTTCGGCATCTGAGGGGCTTTTATCATTAGAAATTTTCACCTCTACAGCACGAGGTGAAGTTGTTGGAATCGCGAAAGAAGGAGCAAGAATCAGCTGAGGACTGATTAGCTCCTGGCCAGATGCTAATCTAACACCTTGATAGGTACGCCCATCCTGTTAAAGAATCACATTACTAAAAGGGAATAAATATACATGTGCTCATAATATCATAATATGGAATTGCCCATCAGTGAAAATTCTGATTTTGATATATTAAACAAAACAGATATCAATCGAACCTTATCCATGAGCAGAGCAATTACAGGCATCCTTAAAACCTGtattataaattaaagagatggaaaaaaaattagggaTTATCTAAAAagtgcaaaataaataaaaggtcTAACATTGGTCGCTGACTCAATAGTGTAAGAAAATAAAGGAATTGTTCATGAATTGCAATTTTACTTCAACTTCAACATAAATCCTGATAAAAGTAAAATGGGGGTCTtgaaaataaaacaacaaaacCTTCTGAAGATTAAGGGACATatgccaaaaaagaaaatggcaATATACAGATAGCTGTTTTAGTAAAATTTGAGTAAATAGCAGCATCTCAGAACTCACTTGATTTAGAAAATTCAAACTACACTGCAGTGAACGAAGAATCTCATGGAAACATGGCTCATAAATTGGCAATCAGAGGACCTAAAATTAGCTTGAGGACAGCTATAGCTGAGAATAACAGATGTGTGGAGAAAAAATAGTAAGACGTCTAAAAGCCAAAAACTGTGCCATTGTTTGTCAAGCCTTTGAAGGAAACTTAGAATACAAAATAACTTTATAGGGATAAATGATAAATCACATGTAACTTAGATTAACTTTTACCGCTCCATCAATACTATCCGACATTACCAATTCGACAAACTCTTATGCGTGTCAGTCTTCTACCTCAAGTCTTCTACCTTTGTACACCACCAAATGAGCAGAGAAAGTATTCAAGTATCCAATATCATGCaacataataaaaaatgcaCCAAATAAAAGCTAGACTAGCTAGTGCACAAAAGATTTTGCTGCAAATAACAGAATCAGAAAATACAATAACAGAATCAGAAAATACGGCAAAGATAGAGACAGTCTGCACATAGAAAATATCAGCAAGCAACAGAAGAAAACGCATACCAAATGGCAACAATCAACTAAGACAAACAGAGGTAACTATACTTACATAAATGCACCCCTTGACAGCAGCACGACGACAAAAAGCTTGAGAAAGTTCCCCTTGGCCATAAATGGGGTATATTACGGCACCATTTGCATTAGGAAACCTAAAAAGGTCGAGCAAAAACTGTCCAATTAAGGCCTTCACATCCTTTGATTCTTTGAGCTAAAGCTTATTTTAACTACATCATCTGAAGTTAGTTGCAAATTAGCCTAATAGTTAGCTTATATTGGTAAAGACGCACCCTAACTCACTCAGTACAAATAATGAGTATATATAGTGACTACCAATTAATTCGCTAATTACGCGATCTGGTTGTTTATTGAATGATGACAAGACGTCAGAAAGAAAAGAACTACCCAGAGATTTggaaaaagaatgataattaaGAGGGGCAGACAGGGCACTGAAATAAGAATATAGCAAATGGAGAGGTGGAAATCAGATCTTCTTTGggcatgaaattaaatgcaaaacaACAATGCAGCCAAAGACACTGTAAAACGAACACGAGTTCTCGCATAAAAAGGGCTTGTCTTACTATCAAGTATCAAGTTCTCTTACTATCAAGTATCAAGTTCTATTTCAAAGCAGTTCAAACAACTACTTGATGGATGCTCAGCAAGAACTCTAAACAATGTCAGATGGCAATTTTTAAAGGAGACATTAGCCTTCAAACAATAGTTATCCCACATGCAAAGGGTTTGTGTCATGGGAAAAGATCATTTACATATGTTCTCAGGAATGCACGACATGGCAAGTTAGCCTGTTTATATCTTGAGGACTTGACTATATATATTATAGTCTGCACTCTACAGAACCCACTTCTTCTACATTTCAGAATTTTCATATGGAAAAACATCTGAAGTGCGCTGCAGATAGAAAATAGCTACCTTTTGATTTTCCCTGTACCTAATTGTCAATGCCTACAACTGGAATAACAAAAGACACGTTCATAAATTATAATTTAGGAAGATGGAATCTGCTTGAACAATATGGGTAAGATTACAAGGTCCACTAGGGAATTTACAGCCTTCTAAAGAAACAAATTTCTCGACTAAACATCCAGAATCTTAGGCTGAGTTAATAAGACCAAATATCAGACACTTATCTACAACTTGACAATGAATGACAGGTTAAGTGAACTAGCTAGATCATCTACCATGCCATAAATACAACTGTTGCACTTTAAACTGCTTGCACATTAAATTCCTACAAAAAGGCAAAAGCACAAAGTGGTAAACAACAAAATATTTTGCAGCAGCATCGCTACCACTGCAACAAGATGTCAAGCACTAACTCTTTGTCTTACTATTTGACGTATGCTTTATACCATATTCAGATTTAATGATTCTGTCATGAGGTAAGAAAAAGTTTACACAATAATTAGCTTTCTGGAATATGAACTGTTCTTCTATGATTGCAAGATTACTCTTGAAAGCCATAAGCGAAAAGGCAAGAACTGACCTTCCAATGGATGAGTGGTAAAGAGCGAGCCGATTTATCCCACTCTTAGTACTGATAACATCTTTACACAACTCCAAGTTTTCCTGATCATGATCAGCCCAGGCTATAGTGTACAATATAATCCTGGACAAAGTTATGGCAAGTTAAGAAGACTACAAACCAATACGTAGCAATGCAATTGTCAAATGCTAAGAAACATATGTGCATATGAATAAATCAGTAACCAACAGAGGGAATTCTGAACGGCTGATAAAGACTTATCAAACCTATCCTGTTCttaagcaaaacaatcacaatcaAACTTCACCACTACGTGATGTTTTGGATTTGGTTGAACTAATAAAGCAGAACTTTCTTGTGACATGAAGACTGCAGAGTAGAATCCACTACCTATATCAAGCAATGCcgtaaaacataacaatttaGAAAGAGGTGAGAATATCAAAAACAAATCCGGGCAGTTAATTGAGGGTACAATTTTGCCTATAATCAGAGCAATCAAAATAAACATACACATTAAGAAAATAAGTACACCATATAGTTTCAAAAACTCGACCATAAATAGAGAATCCATTAGTAAAagtggaaaaataaagagatgatTGAGGAATTGATGTATACGATTTGAGCTTCTGCGACAAACCCCTTTTGGTTAAGAACTCCACAAATGGaatctccaaatcctcctcGGACCCGTTCGCGAAAATTCCCTGCACGTGCTTAAAGAAGTTCATCAACTGATACTTCTCCGGCCCCAGCAAGCTCCGACTCTTAAAAATTGCGCTCCGGGAATCAGGCACACTCTCCAATTTTCCCTCTCCGCTGCTGACGAAGCTCGCATCCACACTCTTGAACTCCATGTACTGATTGATTCCTGTCTTTAAAATCAATTCGATCATGGAATCAGCGCAGAGGAATGCGCGAGGGGCCACCAAGTCGAGGCTGAATTTTCTGGAATTGTCGAGTGGCTCGGAGGAGAGTGATTTGATTTCGAGGTCGGAGTAGAGGCGGCGAGTTCCAAGAGGGACAGAAGAGTCATCATCGGAGGTTTGAAGAGGAGGttgagatggagatggagatggagatggagattgAGATTGGGATCGAAGGAAGGAGATGAAGTCGTCGAGGGGGAGCGAAGCCGAGTGAGTGCCGTAGAAGGGATTGGGATCGAGGTGGAGGACGGTCTTTCCGGCGGCGGAGGAAGCGGCGGCGATGATGGATTCGGGGAGGCCGGTGCCGACCACAATAAGGTCGAAATTGGAGGGATCGATAGGCGGATACGACGTAGTTTCGTCCATAAGTGAGGTTGTAGGGATTGATAATTTGCCTCAGCAAGCTACAAACACGGCGGCCAGTTTGTAGATTGCGGTGCGTTTCTTCCGATTTTCACTACAATTAGTGATTCAGTAGCGCAAGTTTACATTTTcagttattttatttatgctatatggttttaatccatttCAAAGGACGAATCTTCTTCTTGATGTAAAAGATAAtcaaataagagaaaaataagATTAAGGGCCTCTTCACTATGTTAGAGGTGGGTTCTCACGAAATTGAAAATGTGTTTGCTGGGCACATACAATTCACAAACTAAATGGGCGTTCAGTGACTACGAATTGGGCTTCAATTTTGAGGAAGTGgattttgcaattttttttaaggtGTCTTTTCAAAGTGTTGTGACAGGTTTGCCCCTAACGTGATTTTAAATCAGGAGTGAAAAACAAGAACCTCAGGGGCACATTTGACTTTTTCCATCCAATTCTTGACACAGTTTACGATGCTTCTTTAATTAGCACCCTTTTGTCAATAAATGAAACTGCCTTATTTATATCTGCAACAGTGCGGGCCTTACTAAATTGTAGGGCCATCCTCATTTATACGAAGCATAGTGAACACCAGTTTATGACCAGAAATGAAGCAAAAACTGGCTATATCTAATGTAGTGAACAGGCCCTAAAGATGGTGAATTATGAGCTTAACTCATACTCCATCTGTTACGTCATAATAGAcgtatttcattttctgcacttgttttaaaaaaataatactacatccgtcccgcattaactgtcacatttacttttctgcacttCGTTctttgttaatagagacatttcttttcgacacgaagtttaagaatactgtgttaaatggatggtcaaaaagtaagagataataaagtaagagagatgaagagaggataaagtaagagagatgaattactttttaccaaaaatagaaatgactcaattaacttgtaacttcccgaaatagaaaaatgactctattaacatggaacggggggagtaataaatagttaaagtcaagaaatagtaaagtaagatagagaaaataatgtatggagacttttttcttattattctctctcttactttattttttctctactttaacaatttgttattattattttaatatgagtgcagaaaatgaaacgtCTCTATTAACgcaaaacggagggagtactttcaTTGGTGTGGAAGCACACGTGGCTTAGTTCTTGAGTTGTTGTAGTAGAGGATCATTCTTGGTTCGCCGTCGGACTAAGATGGTCTTGCAGCTGCCTAACAAACATCTAGGTGTGGAGAAGATTAAGATGTGTTAGGGTTTAAGTTATATTTGAAGTGGGGAATGAATCGGACTTAAAACATGCTACATCGCGTTTGGCCTGATTTTCAC contains:
- the LOC121745401 gene encoding rab escort protein 1-like, translating into MDETTSYPPIDPSNFDLIVVGTGLPESIIAAASSAAGKTVLHLDPNPFYGTHSASLPLDDFISFLRSQSQSPSPSPSPSQPPLQTSDDDSSVPLGTRRLYSDLEIKSLSSEPLDNSRKFSLDLVAPRAFLCADSMIELILKTGINQYMEFKSVDASFVSSGEGKLESVPDSRSAIFKSRSLLGPEKYQLMNFFKHVQGIFANGSEEDLEIPFVEFLTKRGLSQKLKSIILYTIAWADHDQENLELCKDVISTKSGINRLALYHSSIGRFPNANGAVIYPIYGQGELSQAFCRRAAVKGCIYVLRMPVIALLMDKDGRTYQGVRLASGQELISPQLILAPSFAIPTTSPRAVEVKISNDKSPSDAEGKVARGICIAKNSIKPEAANCLVFFPPRSLYPEQITSVRVLQLSSNVGVCPPKTFVTYLSAVCDDAVEGKKLLNAAINALFSMAVSSSPENNGIDNLCEHTEEKPCLLWSALYIQDLTKFHGVYDSIRFTPMPDEHLHYDDILDATEKFFKELFPNEDFFTVTSESEERLDDRNTELDP